The DNA region AAGCTATATTCTCTGGATATTTGAACCAAGCTATGAGCCTTTTTACTGCTATCCTCCAGCTTTTTTCTAACTCTTGCTGAGCTTTTCCTCTTAAGGAAGGGCTTTCATCAAACATAAGCTCCAACCCCTCCCTTGCGTTTATTATGCTTTTTATCCAACTGTTTCCCATCTCTTGGCTAATTTTGNNNNNNNNNNNNNNNNNNNNNNNNNNNNNNNNNNNNNNNNNNNNNNNNNNNNNNNNNNNNNNNNNNNNNNNNNNNNNN from Thermocrinis sp. includes:
- a CDS encoding DUF29 family protein, whose amino-acid sequence is KISQEMGNSWIKSIINAREGLELMFDESPSLRGKAQQELEKSWRIAVKRLIAWFKYPENIALARKFFGRLPTEKDFPSKCPYTFEQLLEYEPWIE